From Synechococcales cyanobacterium T60_A2020_003, one genomic window encodes:
- a CDS encoding FAD-binding protein codes for MVNSPNLSLLNLYDVLVVGSGAAGLYAALCLPSHYHVGLISKETLSLSASDWAQGGIAAAIAPEDSSDLHVEDTLHAGAGLCELEAVRFLVEQAPDCVRSLVDLGVAFDRHGSELALTLEAAHRRRRVLHAADTTGRAVVTTLVQQVLQRPN; via the coding sequence GTGGTCAATTCTCCTAATCTCAGTTTGCTCAATTTGTATGACGTTTTGGTGGTGGGGAGTGGTGCAGCAGGGCTCTATGCAGCGCTGTGTTTGCCCTCACACTATCATGTTGGCCTCATCTCTAAAGAAACACTGTCTCTTTCTGCAAGTGATTGGGCTCAAGGCGGAATTGCAGCAGCGATCGCCCCGGAAGACTCTAGCGATTTACACGTTGAAGATACGTTGCATGCAGGTGCAGGGCTATGTGAATTAGAGGCGGTACGTTTCCTCGTGGAGCAAGCACCGGACTGTGTGCGATCGCTGGTTGATTTGGGTGTTGCGTTTGATCGCCATGGTTCAGAATTAGCACTAACCTTGGAAGCCGCCCATCGTCGCCGTCGTGTTCTCCATGCTGCCGATACAACGGGACGGGCAGTGGTGACGACGTTGGTTCAACAAGTGCTTCAACGCCCCAAC